The segment TCTCGTGGTGGTGTCGACGGCGCACTTCCAGGCGCTCACGCGCGACGCACCGGAGATCAAGCTGGCGCTGCTGGAAAATCTCGCCACCGGGGCCTACGGCCAGATGGCAACGGTGATCAGAACGCTCGGGCGGTTCGACATCGGTATCTGACCGATTGTCGAACCGCCCGAGGCGATCGTGCGGATGCTGTGCTCAGGCACCCAATGTCAGCATGGTGAGCACCTCGGTGGGCTGCGCCGACCCGCCTGCGGGTTCGAGTGAGAACGCGAAGTTCGTCGACGCCCCGAGACCGTCGACCACCGTGCCGGACTCGGAAGTGATCTGCTCGTCGGTCATCACACCGGCCGATCGTGGAGAACCGTCCACGAACCACATCTGATACGCGCGTCCGGGCGGCGGCTGTGAAACCCCGTCGAGAGTGACCACGACGGCGTTCTGGGAGAGCGAGTACGACACCGTTGCCGAACCGCCACCGGGGAACTCCGCCGTGGCTCTACGCGCATCCGGTGCAGCCACGATCTGGTCGGCCTGCGACGGCTGCGGATCGTTCCCCATGGTCTGCGTCACGACCACCACACCCCCGACGGCGACGATCACCGCCGCGGCGGCCGACACCATGGAGTAGCGCCAGGACTTCGACCGTGGTTGCCGATGCCGGTGCAACGGCGTCACATTCGGCGGTAACTCCCGAACGGTGGGCTCCTGGTCACTGGAGGCGACTCGATCGAGCACCACCTGTCGCAGCCGGTCGGGCGCGGGCGTCGCATCGACTGCGACGGCCAAGGCCAACGTTTCGTGGATCTCGCTCACGAGAATGTCGAACTGGGCTCGCGCGGTGTCGTCGACGCGAGTTCGTTCGGCTTCGATGTCGCGTCGCTCGGCATCGGTCGTCGCGTGGAGGGCGTAGACCTCCGCGTCGTCGAGAAGCCGTTGCCGTGACGATTCACTCATTGCGGGATCACCCCCAGACAAGTTTTCAATTTGATCAATCCGTCTCGTATGCGCGACTTGATGGTAGGAACCGCGACCCCGAGCCGCTCCGCAACTTCGCGATAGGTGTAACCGCTGTAATAGGCCATTCGGACCGACTCGCTCTGCGTATCGGTCAAGGTGTCGAGACAGGCGATCACGGCCTCCGATTCGAGCCGCTGCGTCACCGTCTCGAGCACCTCGTCGTGCTCTGGTGTGTGGCTGACTGCGCCGTACGCGGCCTCACGGTCGGTACCCGACTGCTCGCTTCGAACGCGATCGACCGCTCGCCGGTGCGCGAGCGTCATGATCCAGGCCAGTGGGCTGCCCTGGTTCGGGTCGTAGTTCGGCGCCGCGCGCCAGATCTGGAGGAACACCTCCTGCGCGGTCTCCTCGCTGTACCCCGGGTCTCGAAGCACCCGCAGCACCATTCCGTAGACCCGCGACGACGTCGCGTCGTACAGCTCGGCGAACGCCGCCCGGTCGCCCTGCGCGACCGACGCCATCAACCGACGCAGACGATCCGTTTCGTCGGCACGCAGGTTCTTGAGCTGTGGACTGGGAACAGCACACACCGCATCCTCTGCCGCGTAGCTCTCCGAGGCAGCGGACGACGTCCGGTCACGGCCGGCATTCGAAGATCCGGACGCATCCGACAACGGCGCGCTCATCGGAAAGTCGTCCCAACAGACGGGTTCATGATCGAGTTCATCGATCACGACACTAGTGGTCATATCGCTCTCATATCGAAACCTCCGCGTTTTCCCGCCGCAGTACATATTCGGAACAAACCGACCGGAGGATGGTTCGGGACGAAAATTCGTTTGCGACAGATGTGGTCGGCGTTTCATCCTTGGTGGACAATCGGACAATCGTGGGGAATCGGGTGACCGGCCCACCGGAGGAATCGAGAGACATGGCGGCGATCGAGACACACGGTCTGGTCAAACGTTTCGGAGCGAACATCGCCGTCGACGGAGTCGATCTGTCCATTCCGTCCGGTGGTGTCTACGGCGTGCTCGGGCCGAACGGCGCAGGGAAGACGACGACCATCCGGATGCTGGCCACCCTGCTTCCGATCGACGGGGGCAGCGCCCGAGTCCTGGGTCACGACGTGGCGAGCGAACCGGAGGCGGTACGGCAGAAGGTCGCTCTGACAGGACAATTCGCCTCTCTGGACGAGGATCTCACCGGGACGGAGAACCTGGTGCTGCTCGCTCGGCTGCTCGGCTACTCCCGGCCCGCCGCCCGATCACGAGCCGAGCAGTTGCTGACGGCGTTCGACATCGCCGATGCCGGACCGCGACAGGTCAAGACCTACTCCGGCGGCATGCGCCGTCGCATCGACATCGCCGCCAGCATCATCGTCACTCCCGAACTGATCTTCCTCGACGAGCCCACCACCGGACTCGACCCCCGCAGCCGAAACCACGTGTGGGAGATCGTCCGCGCGTTGGTCGCGGGCGGGACGACTGTGTTGTTGACGACACAGTATTTGGACGAGGCCGATCAACTGGCCGGGCGTGTCGCAGTCATCGATCGCGGCAAGGTCATCGCCGAGGGAACGACGGGTGAGCTGAAGGCATCCGTGGGATCGAATTCACTGCACCTGCGCGTGCTCGAGGCGGCCCAGCGAACGGCCGCCGCGCAGATCCTGCGAGATCTCCTCGGCGGCAACGTCACCGAGGACCCGGATCCGTCCACCGTCACCGCACGGTTGGACAATCCGGCACAGGCCGCGCCCGTGCTGCCCGCACTCGAGACCGCAGGCATCTCCATCGCGTCGTTCACGCTGGGACAACCGAGCTTGGACGAGGTGTTTCTCGCTCTCACCGGGCACGATGCCGGTTCCGAATCCGACCGGGAGGTTGCGTCATGACAACCGAAGCCCAGCAGGCGACGCCACAGGCGTCGACCATCATCGATGTGCTCGGCGCCGCCGGGCCTCGTCCGCCGCGTCCGTCGTCGTTGTCGACGTCGTTGAGCTTCGGGTGGCGAGCGCTGCTCAAGATCAAGCACGTGCCCGAGCAACTGTTCGACGTGACGGCCTTCCCCATCATGTTCACATTGCTCTTCACCTACCTGTTCGGTGGCGCATTGGCCGGGTCGACCGAGGCGTACATCCAGTTCCTGCTCCCCGGCATCCTCGTGCAGACCGTGGTGATGATCACGATGTACACCGGCGTGACCATGAACAAGGACATCGAGAAGGGCGTGTTCGATCGATTCCGTTCGCTGCCCATCTGGCGGCCGTCGCCCTTGGTCGGTGCGTTGCTCGGTGACGTCGTGCGCTACACGCTGGCTTCGGTGATCGTGCTGATCCTCGGGTTGATCCTCGGTTTCCGGCCGCAGGGTGGCGTCGTCGGCGTCGTGGCCTCCATCGCTCTGCTGCTGGTGTTCTCGTTCTGCCTGTCCTGGATCTGGACCATGATCGCGATGATCGTGCGTACCGAGGCTGCAGTGATGGGCGTGTCGATGTTCATCCTGTTTCCGCTCACGTTCGCGAGCAACATCTTCGTCGACCCCAGCACGATGCCCGGTTGGCTGCGCGCGTTCGTCGACGTCAACCCGGTCAGCTTCCTGGTCACGTCGCTGCGTGGCCTCATGCAGGGCGACGTCGACACCGGTGGGCTGGGAGTGACGCTGATGCTGTGCGCGGTGTTGCTGGCGGTGTTCGGGCCGATCACGATGCGCCTGTACAACCGGAAGTCCTAGCGAAGGCGCTGCGCAGTGCGCCGATCACGAGGCCGCGCGTGCTCGATGCCTGCGGACCGCGTCGCGATTGGAGCACACCGTTCCGCAGTATCGCTGCCTTCCGGTTCTCGAGGTGTCGGCGAAGGCGAGTGTGCAGTCGGCGGCGGCGCAGCGATCGAGGCGAGACATTCCGCGTCCGGTCAGGTGCAACGCAGTGCCGACGCTCACCAGGGCCCTGATGACGCCGCCGAGTTCGATGTTGGGGTCGCGGTAGTGCATGTGCCAGCCGTCGTCGGCATGGTTGGTCAACCGCGGGTAGGCCGACGCCTGTGCCAGCAGAGCATTGAGCTCGTCGGCTCGATCGTCTTCCGTGGTTGCGTCCACCACCCGCGCCCAGTCCCGCAGGAACTGGAGGGTGTCGACCAGATCGGCATCTGTTGCGGTCCAGTCCGGTACGAGGCCGGCATCCACGCAGCGGTCGCCCAGTTCGGTTGCCGACGTGGGTGGTGAGTTGAGCAGGTCGATGCCGAGTTTCACCGCGTATTCGCCGTAAGGGTTGATGTGCACAAGACCATTACATCACGATGGACGCATGCACACCGAACACACCACACACACCTGGACCACCCACTCCACCCACGACACGAGCGAGGGACTCGTCGGATATCAGGGCTGCAGGTGCGGCGCCCAACGCATCGTCACCGTTCCCATGCACACCTTCGCCCCGGTCGCCGAAGTTGCACACCGGGGCTGATCGGCTGCCGCAGCGCTCACCGACGAACGAAACGACCGATGCATTCGACGTGGCTGGTCGACGGAAAGGCGTCGAAGGCGCGCATGTCGTCGAGCTCGTATCCCGCAGCTCGATACAGGCTCACATCCCGCGCGAACGAGGCCGGATCGCATCCGATGTGCACCACCGAACGTGGAGATCTGACGGCAAGGGCGTCGATCACGTCCCGTCCGGCTCCCGCGCGAGGTGGATCGAGCACCGCTACCGACACCGGCTCGGCCAACGCATCGATC is part of the Rhodococcus sp. SBT000017 genome and harbors:
- a CDS encoding anti-sigma factor, producing the protein MSESSRQRLLDDAEVYALHATTDAERRDIEAERTRVDDTARAQFDILVSEIHETLALAVAVDATPAPDRLRQVVLDRVASSDQEPTVRELPPNVTPLHRHRQPRSKSWRYSMVSAAAAVIVAVGGVVVVTQTMGNDPQPSQADQIVAAPDARRATAEFPGGGSATVSYSLSQNAVVVTLDGVSQPPPGRAYQMWFVDGSPRSAGVMTDEQITSESGTVVDGLGASTNFAFSLEPAGGSAQPTEVLTMLTLGA
- a CDS encoding sigma-70 family RNA polymerase sigma factor; protein product: MTTSVVIDELDHEPVCWDDFPMSAPLSDASGSSNAGRDRTSSAASESYAAEDAVCAVPSPQLKNLRADETDRLRRLMASVAQGDRAAFAELYDATSSRVYGMVLRVLRDPGYSEETAQEVFLQIWRAAPNYDPNQGSPLAWIMTLAHRRAVDRVRSEQSGTDREAAYGAVSHTPEHDEVLETVTQRLESEAVIACLDTLTDTQSESVRMAYYSGYTYREVAERLGVAVPTIKSRIRDGLIKLKTCLGVIPQ
- a CDS encoding ATP-binding cassette domain-containing protein, which produces MAAIETHGLVKRFGANIAVDGVDLSIPSGGVYGVLGPNGAGKTTTIRMLATLLPIDGGSARVLGHDVASEPEAVRQKVALTGQFASLDEDLTGTENLVLLARLLGYSRPAARSRAEQLLTAFDIADAGPRQVKTYSGGMRRRIDIAASIIVTPELIFLDEPTTGLDPRSRNHVWEIVRALVAGGTTVLLTTQYLDEADQLAGRVAVIDRGKVIAEGTTGELKASVGSNSLHLRVLEAAQRTAAAQILRDLLGGNVTEDPDPSTVTARLDNPAQAAPVLPALETAGISIASFTLGQPSLDEVFLALTGHDAGSESDREVAS
- a CDS encoding ABC transporter permease, producing the protein MTTEAQQATPQASTIIDVLGAAGPRPPRPSSLSTSLSFGWRALLKIKHVPEQLFDVTAFPIMFTLLFTYLFGGALAGSTEAYIQFLLPGILVQTVVMITMYTGVTMNKDIEKGVFDRFRSLPIWRPSPLVGALLGDVVRYTLASVIVLILGLILGFRPQGGVVGVVASIALLLVFSFCLSWIWTMIAMIVRTEAAVMGVSMFILFPLTFASNIFVDPSTMPGWLRAFVDVNPVSFLVTSLRGLMQGDVDTGGLGVTLMLCAVLLAVFGPITMRLYNRKS
- a CDS encoding CGNR zinc finger domain-containing protein, yielding MHINPYGEYAVKLGIDLLNSPPTSATELGDRCVDAGLVPDWTATDADLVDTLQFLRDWARVVDATTEDDRADELNALLAQASAYPRLTNHADDGWHMHYRDPNIELGGVIRALVSVGTALHLTGRGMSRLDRCAAADCTLAFADTSRTGRQRYCGTVCSNRDAVRRHRARAAS